In a genomic window of Streptomyces sp. SJL17-4:
- a CDS encoding MerR family transcriptional regulator, which yields MPVPVSGPMLTIGDFARASRLSAKALRRYDELGLLPPARVDPFTGYRYYAVEQLERARLIAWLRRIGMPLAEVGRVCALYASDAAGAARAIRGYWARVETETAARRDLAASLVDRLKGPDEMNDETTDEMTDDTAGETPGAMTDEVSAVHAATNAWAATGPAGPPAFVLRTAVRLDRGLVRAAQQDAAHAGPHLLAVADGYGPEGERAALAAVGALEAVPPPAPSARAGDVLNALEDAVRTADGAVSGLADSGTTLTGAVWTGGRLALAHVGDSRAYLLRDGALVRLTRDHTVVQALVDAGELDPAEAADRPDRALLLKALDGGDVPPEPELGVHETRPGDRYLLCTDGLSAVAPAEGIRRALAAGVGPDEAAEALVALARDLGGPDNVACVVADVVPA from the coding sequence ATGCCTGTGCCCGTGTCCGGGCCGATGCTGACCATCGGGGACTTCGCACGTGCCTCCCGGCTCTCCGCCAAGGCTCTGCGCCGCTACGACGAGCTCGGCCTGCTGCCGCCCGCCCGCGTCGACCCGTTCACCGGCTACCGCTACTACGCCGTGGAACAGCTCGAACGGGCCCGGCTGATCGCCTGGCTGCGGCGGATCGGCATGCCGCTCGCCGAGGTCGGACGGGTCTGCGCGCTGTACGCGTCGGACGCGGCGGGCGCGGCCCGCGCGATCCGCGGCTACTGGGCGCGGGTCGAGACGGAGACCGCGGCGCGGCGGGACCTGGCGGCCTCCCTGGTGGACCGGCTGAAGGGACCCGACGAGATGAACGACGAGACGACCGACGAGATGACCGACGACACGGCCGGCGAGACGCCCGGCGCGATGACCGACGAGGTGAGCGCCGTGCACGCCGCCACGAACGCCTGGGCGGCCACCGGGCCGGCCGGCCCGCCCGCCTTCGTCCTGCGGACCGCCGTGCGTCTCGACCGCGGCCTGGTCCGCGCCGCCCAGCAGGACGCGGCCCACGCGGGCCCGCACCTGCTGGCCGTCGCCGACGGGTACGGCCCCGAGGGCGAGCGGGCCGCGCTGGCCGCCGTCGGAGCACTGGAGGCCGTACCGCCACCGGCCCCCTCGGCGCGCGCCGGGGACGTGCTCAACGCCCTGGAGGACGCGGTGCGCACGGCCGACGGCGCGGTCTCCGGGCTGGCCGATTCGGGCACGACCCTGACCGGGGCCGTGTGGACGGGCGGCCGCCTGGCCCTCGCGCACGTGGGCGACTCGCGGGCGTACCTGCTGCGGGACGGCGCGCTCGTGCGCCTCACCCGCGACCACACCGTCGTCCAGGCCCTCGTCGACGCGGGCGAACTGGACCCGGCCGAGGCGGCGGACCGCCCCGACCGGGCGCTGCTCCTGAAGGCCCTGGACGGCGGGGACGTGCCGCCCGAGCCGGAGCTCGGAGTGCACGAGACGCGGCCCGGCGACCGCTATCTGCTGTGCACGGACGGGCTTTCGGCGGTCGCGCCGGCCGAGGGCATCCGCCGCGCGCTCGCCGCGGGCGTCGGTCCGGACGAAGCGGCGGAAGCCCTGGTCGCGCTGGCGCGGGACCTGGGCGGGCCGGACAACGTGGCGTGCGTGGTGGCGGACGTGGTGCCCGCCTGA
- the cobM gene encoding precorrin-4 C(11)-methyltransferase, with amino-acid sequence MTVYFIGAGPGAADLITVRGARTLAACGVCLYAGSLVPTELLAECPPEARLVDTARMDLDQIVAEITAAHEAGQDVARLHSGDPSVFSAMAEQMRRLDAAGIPYEVVPGVPAFAAAAAALKRELTVPTVGQTVILTRIAQQATPMPEGEDLATLGRSGALLVLHLAARYVDRVVAELVPHYGRDCPAAVVAMASRPDEIVLRGTLDDIAAQLKEAGITKTAVILVGRTLGASEFRDSHLYDPARDRHVC; translated from the coding sequence ATGACCGTCTACTTCATCGGCGCGGGTCCCGGCGCGGCCGACCTGATCACCGTGCGCGGCGCGCGGACGCTCGCGGCGTGCGGGGTCTGCCTGTACGCGGGCTCCCTCGTCCCGACCGAGCTGCTCGCCGAGTGCCCGCCGGAGGCGAGGCTCGTCGACACGGCGCGGATGGACCTGGACCAGATCGTCGCCGAGATCACCGCGGCCCACGAGGCCGGCCAGGACGTGGCCCGGCTGCACTCGGGCGACCCGTCGGTGTTCAGCGCGATGGCCGAGCAGATGCGCCGCCTGGACGCGGCGGGCATCCCGTACGAGGTCGTCCCCGGCGTCCCGGCCTTCGCCGCCGCGGCGGCCGCGCTGAAGCGGGAGCTGACCGTCCCCACGGTCGGCCAGACGGTCATCCTCACCCGCATCGCACAGCAGGCCACGCCCATGCCCGAGGGCGAGGACCTGGCGACCCTCGGCCGCAGCGGCGCGCTGCTCGTCCTCCACCTGGCCGCGCGGTACGTGGACCGGGTCGTCGCCGAACTCGTCCCCCACTACGGCCGGGACTGCCCGGCGGCGGTGGTGGCGATGGCCAGCCGCCCCGACGAGATCGTGCTGCGGGGCACGCTCGACGACATCGCGGCCCAGCTGAAGGAGGCCGGCATCACGAAGACGGCCGTGATCCTGGTCGGCCGCACGCTGGGCGCGTCGGAGTTCCGCGACAGCCACCTGTACGACCCGGCGCGGGACCGCCACGTCTGCTGA
- a CDS encoding VOC family protein: protein MDIKLELVAVPVTDVDRAKAFYEKVGFNADHDVLVSDDIRFVQMTPPGSACSIAFGKGLTEMTPGSLDNMQVVVTDIEEAHRELTARGVEVGDIADMPWGSFVFFADPDGNRWAVQQTTPRDQ, encoded by the coding sequence ATGGACATCAAGCTGGAACTGGTCGCCGTCCCCGTCACCGATGTCGACCGCGCCAAGGCCTTCTACGAGAAGGTCGGATTCAACGCCGACCACGACGTCCTCGTCAGCGACGACATCCGGTTCGTCCAGATGACCCCGCCGGGCTCGGCCTGCTCGATCGCCTTCGGCAAGGGCCTCACCGAGATGACCCCGGGCTCCCTCGACAACATGCAGGTCGTCGTCACCGACATCGAGGAGGCCCACCGCGAACTCACCGCGCGCGGCGTCGAGGTCGGCGACATCGCCGACATGCCGTGGGGTTCGTTCGTCTTCTTCGCCGACCCCGACGGCAACCGCTGGGCGGTCCAGCAGACGACCCCGCGCGACCAGTAG
- a CDS encoding universal stress protein, whose amino-acid sequence MAGRIVVGVDGSEPSLKALTWAAGQAALTGDSLNAVIGWEYPAAWSTAPGVPPDFNPEMLAEQILDESLAKVLDPAVAAGVTRTVVSGSPAQALVDQAEGASLLVVGDRGHSGFKAAVLGSVSTRVAQHAPCPVVVVRGTGD is encoded by the coding sequence ATGGCCGGCAGGATCGTGGTGGGCGTGGACGGCTCGGAGCCTTCCCTGAAGGCGCTGACGTGGGCGGCCGGACAGGCCGCCCTCACCGGGGACTCCCTGAACGCCGTCATCGGATGGGAGTACCCGGCGGCCTGGTCGACGGCGCCCGGGGTACCGCCGGACTTCAACCCCGAAATGCTCGCCGAGCAGATCCTGGACGAGTCCCTCGCCAAGGTGCTGGACCCGGCCGTCGCCGCCGGCGTGACCCGTACGGTCGTCAGCGGCAGCCCGGCCCAGGCCCTGGTCGACCAGGCCGAGGGCGCGTCCCTGCTGGTCGTCGGCGACCGAGGCCACAGCGGCTTCAAGGCGGCGGTCCTCGGCTCCGTCTCCACCAGGGTGGCCCAGCACGCCCCGTGCCCGGTGGTGGTCGTCCGGGGCACGGGGGACTGA
- the cbiE gene encoding precorrin-6y C5,15-methyltransferase (decarboxylating) subunit CbiE, whose translation MNGAIAVVGIGADGWDGLPESSRRVLRTAEVLIGAPRQLGLLPAEDCPGERVTWPSPLRPAVPGLLAAHEGRTTAVLASGDPSFYGIGRTLAETVGADRLRIHPHPSSVSYAAARLGWPLEAVETVSLVARPLAALSAALHPGRRLLVLGEGPDTSARVAALLRETGWGGTRIRVLEQLGGEREQLLDGTAADWPYERTDALHVLALDCVRDPDTLRLGAVPGLPDEAYEHDGQLTKRYVRAATLAALAPAPGELLWDIGGGSGSIGIEWMRAHRACRAVAVEKSEERAARITRNADRLGVPSLRVVTAPAPQGLAGLPTPDAIFIGGGLTAPGLLDACWDALPAGGRLVANTVTLESEALLADRYRRHGGELIRLAVAAAVPVGGFTGWRQAMPVTQWSVTKGSEER comes from the coding sequence GTGAACGGTGCGATAGCGGTCGTCGGAATCGGCGCGGACGGCTGGGACGGGCTCCCCGAGAGCTCCCGCCGTGTCCTGCGGACCGCCGAGGTCCTGATCGGCGCCCCCCGTCAGCTCGGCCTCCTCCCGGCCGAGGACTGCCCCGGCGAGCGCGTGACCTGGCCCTCCCCGCTCCGCCCCGCCGTCCCCGGACTGCTCGCCGCCCACGAGGGCCGGACGACCGCTGTCCTCGCCAGCGGAGACCCCTCCTTCTACGGCATCGGCCGCACCCTCGCCGAGACCGTCGGCGCCGACCGCCTCCGGATCCACCCGCACCCCTCCTCCGTCTCGTACGCCGCCGCCCGGCTCGGCTGGCCCCTGGAAGCCGTCGAGACCGTCTCGCTCGTCGCCCGGCCCCTCGCCGCGCTGTCCGCCGCGCTCCACCCCGGGCGCCGGCTCCTCGTCCTCGGCGAGGGCCCCGACACTTCCGCGCGGGTCGCGGCGCTGCTCCGGGAGACCGGCTGGGGCGGCACCCGGATCCGCGTCCTGGAGCAGCTCGGCGGGGAGCGCGAGCAGCTCCTCGACGGGACCGCCGCCGACTGGCCGTACGAGCGGACCGACGCGCTCCACGTCCTCGCCCTCGACTGCGTACGGGACCCGGACACGCTTCGGCTCGGCGCGGTGCCCGGACTGCCGGACGAGGCGTACGAGCACGACGGCCAGCTCACCAAGCGCTACGTACGCGCCGCCACGCTCGCCGCCCTCGCGCCCGCGCCCGGCGAACTCCTCTGGGACATCGGCGGCGGCTCCGGCTCCATCGGCATCGAATGGATGCGGGCCCACCGCGCCTGCCGGGCGGTCGCGGTCGAGAAGTCGGAGGAACGGGCGGCGCGGATCACCCGCAACGCCGACCGCCTCGGCGTCCCCTCCCTGCGGGTGGTGACGGCCCCGGCCCCGCAGGGTCTCGCCGGTCTCCCGACCCCCGACGCGATCTTCATCGGCGGCGGCCTCACCGCTCCCGGCCTCCTCGACGCCTGCTGGGACGCGCTGCCCGCCGGCGGCCGGCTCGTCGCGAACACCGTGACGCTGGAGTCCGAGGCGCTGCTCGCCGACCGCTACCGCCGCCACGGCGGCGAACTGATCCGGCTCGCCGTGGCCGCGGCCGTCCCCGTCGGCGGCTTCACCGGCTGGCGCCAGGCGATGCCGGTCACGCAGTGGTCCGTAACGAAAGGTTCTGAAGAGCGATGA
- a CDS encoding LLM class flavin-dependent oxidoreductase, producing MQFGIFTVGDVTTDPTTGRTPTEHERIKNTVAIALKAEEVGLDVFATGEHHNPPFVPSSPTTLLGHIAARTENLILSTSTTLITTNDPVKIAEDYATLQHLADGRVDLMMGRGNTGPVYPWFGQDIRQGIPLAIEHYALLHRLWREDVVDWEGKFRSALQGFTSTPRPLDDVPPFVWHGSIRSPEIAEQAAYYGDGFFANHIFWPKQHTEKMVRLYRQRYAHYGHGTPEQAIVGLGGQVFMRKNSQDAVRDFRPYFDNAPVYGHGPSLEEFSRETPLTVGSPQEVIERTLSFRDYVGDYQRQLFLVDHAGLPLKTVLEQLDILGEEVVPVLRKEFANLRPAGVPDTAPLHPAVINSRTQKES from the coding sequence ATGCAGTTCGGGATCTTCACCGTCGGCGACGTGACGACCGACCCCACCACCGGCCGCACCCCCACCGAGCACGAGCGGATCAAGAACACCGTCGCCATCGCGCTCAAGGCCGAGGAGGTCGGACTCGACGTCTTCGCGACCGGTGAGCACCACAACCCGCCGTTCGTGCCCTCCTCCCCCACCACCCTCCTCGGGCACATCGCCGCCCGCACGGAGAACCTGATCCTCTCCACCTCCACCACGCTGATCACCACCAACGACCCGGTGAAGATCGCCGAGGACTACGCGACCCTCCAGCACCTCGCCGACGGCCGCGTGGACCTGATGATGGGCCGCGGCAACACCGGCCCCGTCTACCCGTGGTTCGGGCAGGACATCCGGCAGGGCATCCCGCTCGCCATCGAGCACTACGCGCTCCTCCACAGGCTGTGGAGGGAGGACGTGGTCGACTGGGAGGGCAAGTTCCGCAGCGCCCTCCAGGGCTTCACCTCCACCCCGCGCCCGCTCGACGACGTCCCGCCGTTCGTCTGGCACGGCTCCATCCGCTCCCCCGAGATCGCCGAGCAGGCCGCCTACTACGGCGACGGCTTCTTCGCGAACCACATCTTCTGGCCCAAGCAGCACACCGAGAAGATGGTCCGCCTCTACCGCCAGCGGTACGCCCACTACGGCCACGGCACCCCCGAGCAGGCGATCGTCGGCCTCGGCGGCCAGGTGTTCATGCGCAAGAACTCGCAGGACGCGGTACGGGACTTCCGCCCGTACTTCGACAACGCGCCGGTCTACGGCCACGGCCCGTCCCTGGAGGAGTTCTCCCGGGAGACCCCGCTGACCGTCGGCTCGCCGCAGGAGGTCATCGAGCGCACCCTGTCCTTCCGCGACTACGTGGGCGACTACCAGCGCCAGCTGTTCCTCGTCGACCACGCCGGACTGCCCCTCAAGACGGTCCTGGAGCAGCTCGACATCCTCGGCGAGGAGGTCGTACCGGTGCTGCGCAAGGAGTTCGCCAACCTGCGCCCGGCCGGCGTCCCCGACACCGCGCCGCTGCACCCCGCCGTGATCAACTCCCGTACGCAGAAGGAGTCGTAA
- a CDS encoding DUF6126 family protein — protein MTDLERWKERGVMLRVFIYVFATHAFAGFVWILFYVGQNAQK, from the coding sequence ATGACTGATCTGGAGCGCTGGAAAGAACGCGGAGTGATGCTCCGCGTCTTCATCTACGTCTTCGCGACGCACGCGTTCGCCGGCTTCGTCTGGATCCTGTTCTACGTGGGGCAGAACGCCCAGAAGTAG
- a CDS encoding FMN reductase has protein sequence MQTLKLVAVSAGLSSPSSTRLLTDRLLQAARYRLAEQEYAVDVQVVELRDLAVDIANNFVTGFPSGRLQDAIDAVTGADGVIAVTPVFTASYSGLFKSFFDLIDPAALTGTPVLMGATGGTARHSLVLDHALRPLFAYLRALVVPTAVYAASEDWGTGGDEASPTGWGEGLPTRITRAGYEFADTVAARPSRRTLDDEVVPFEKQLADLRLD, from the coding sequence ATGCAGACCCTGAAGCTGGTCGCCGTCTCCGCCGGCCTCAGCTCCCCCTCCTCCACCCGGCTGCTCACCGACCGGCTCCTCCAGGCGGCCCGGTACCGGCTGGCCGAGCAGGAGTACGCCGTCGACGTCCAGGTCGTCGAACTGCGCGACCTGGCCGTCGACATCGCGAACAACTTCGTGACCGGCTTCCCCTCCGGGCGGCTCCAGGACGCGATCGACGCGGTGACCGGCGCCGACGGGGTCATCGCGGTGACCCCGGTCTTCACCGCCTCGTACAGCGGGCTGTTCAAGTCCTTCTTCGACCTGATCGACCCGGCCGCGCTGACCGGCACCCCGGTCCTCATGGGGGCGACCGGCGGCACCGCCCGGCACTCGCTCGTCCTGGACCACGCCCTGCGGCCGCTCTTCGCCTACCTGCGGGCCCTCGTCGTGCCGACCGCCGTCTACGCGGCGTCGGAGGACTGGGGCACGGGCGGCGACGAGGCCTCCCCGACGGGATGGGGCGAAGGGCTGCCCACCCGGATCACCCGGGCGGGGTACGAGTTCGCGGACACGGTCGCGGCCCGGCCGTCCCGGCGGACGTTGGACGACGAGGTCGTCCCGTTCGAGAAGCAGTTGGCCGATCTGCGACTGGATTGA
- a CDS encoding ABC transporter permease, with protein MTTVTNGKDTRTTETLDFVAPKADELAALLVGHSRPPRPSALSASMTFGWRAMLKIKHVPEQLFDVTAFPIMMVLMYTYLFGGALAGSVSSYIQFLLPGILVMSVVMITMYTGVSVNTDIEKGVFDRFRTLPIWRPAPMVGYLLGDVVRYLIASAVMLTVGMIIGYRPDGGIVGVLLGVALLVVFSFAFSWIWTMFGLLLRSEKSVMGVSMMVIFPLTFLSNVFVDPKTMPGWLQAFVNNSPVTHLATAVRELMAGNWPAADIAWSLGWSAVLIVVFGAITMRLYNRK; from the coding sequence ATGACCACCGTCACCAACGGCAAGGACACCCGGACGACCGAGACGCTCGACTTCGTCGCCCCGAAGGCCGACGAACTCGCGGCGCTGCTGGTGGGTCACTCCCGCCCGCCGCGCCCCAGCGCGCTCTCCGCCTCGATGACCTTCGGCTGGCGGGCCATGCTGAAGATCAAGCACGTGCCGGAGCAGCTGTTCGACGTGACGGCGTTCCCGATCATGATGGTGCTGATGTACACGTACCTCTTCGGAGGTGCGCTGGCCGGGTCGGTCTCCTCGTACATCCAGTTCCTGCTGCCCGGCATCCTGGTGATGAGCGTCGTGATGATCACGATGTACACGGGGGTCTCGGTCAACACCGACATCGAGAAGGGTGTCTTCGACCGCTTCCGCACGCTGCCGATCTGGCGGCCCGCGCCGATGGTCGGCTATCTCCTCGGCGACGTCGTCCGCTATCTGATCGCCTCGGCCGTGATGCTGACCGTCGGCATGATCATCGGCTACCGGCCGGACGGCGGGATCGTGGGCGTGCTGCTCGGGGTCGCGCTGCTCGTGGTCTTCTCGTTCGCGTTCTCGTGGATCTGGACCATGTTCGGTCTGCTGCTGCGCAGCGAGAAGTCCGTCATGGGCGTCTCGATGATGGTGATCTTCCCGCTGACGTTCCTCTCGAACGTCTTCGTCGACCCGAAGACGATGCCGGGCTGGCTCCAGGCCTTCGTCAACAACAGCCCGGTGACCCATCTGGCGACGGCGGTACGCGAACTGATGGCGGGCAACTGGCCGGCCGCGGACATCGCCTGGTCGCTCGGGTGGTCGGCGGTGCTGATCGTCGTCTTCGGAGCGATCACCATGCGGCTCTACAACCGCAAGTGA